One window of the Camarhynchus parvulus chromosome 24, STF_HiC, whole genome shotgun sequence genome contains the following:
- the ZPR1 gene encoding zinc finger protein ZPR1, giving the protein MSALGATAAAAAPAGALFRPLSAEDGEQQPAEIESLCMNCFRNGVTRLLLTRIPFFKEIIVSSFSCPSCSWSNTEIQAAGRIQEQGVRYTLAVTSRQDMNREVVKTDCASVRIPELDFEVPAFSQKGVLTTIEGIIDRAVAGLEQDQPARRATDAEVARKIDEFIGKLRQLKDVSSPFTFVLDDPSGNSFVENPRAPQRDEALLVAHYRRSPQQCALLGLQGEEVDAKPPDAAEDLRDEVLQFNTNCPECNAPASTNMKLVQIPHFKEVIIMATNCDSCGHRTNEVKSGGAIEEQGTRITLRITDPSDMTRDILKSETCSVEIPELEFELGMGALGGKFTTLEGLLKDIQDLVEKNPFTLGDSSTASRTGKLQEFIGKLQDIIEGKAQAHFIMDDPAGNSYLQNVYAPEEDPELSVQRYERTFEQNEELGLNDMRTEGYEAEPASGR; this is encoded by the exons ATGTCGGCCCTCGGGGCCAccgcggcggcggccgcgcccgCCGGGGCCCTGTTCCGGCCCCTGAGCGCCGAGGACGGCGAGCAGCAGCCGGCAGAGATCGAGTCCCTGTGCATGAATTGCTTCCGCAAC GGAGTGACCCGGCTCCTGCTCACCAGGATCCCCTTCTTCAAGGAGATCATTGTCAGCTCCTTCTcgtgccccagctgctcctggtccAACACAGAGATCCAGGCAGCGGGCAGGATCCAGGAGCAGGGCGTGCGCTACACCCTGGCCGTCACCTCCCGCCAG gacaTGAACAGGGAGGTGGTGAAGACCGACTGTGCCTCAGTCCGAATTCCAGAGCTGGACTTTGAGGTGCCTGCCTTCAGCCAGAAGGGAG TGCTCACCACCATCGAGGGCATCATTGACAGAGCTGTGGCAGGCCTGGAGCAGGACCAGCCCGCCCGCAGG GCAACAGACGCAGAGGTGGCCAGGAAGATAGACGAGTTCATTGGTAAACTGAGGCAGCTGAAGGACGTCAGCTCCCCCTTCACCTTT GTCCTGGATGATCCCTCTGGGAACAGCTTTGTGGAGAACCCGCGGGCACCACAGCGGGACGAGGCCCTGCTGGTCGCTCACTACAGGAGGAGCCCGCAGCAGTGTGCCCTGCTGGGCCTGcag ggagaggaggtggACGCGAAGCCGCCGGACGCTGCCGAGGACCTGAGGGACGAG gtgctgcagtTCAACACCAACTGCCCCGAGTGCAACGCCCCGGCCAGCACCAACATGAAGTTAGTGC AAATCCCCCACTTCAAGGAAGTGATTATCATGGCCACCAACTGTGACTCCTGTGGGCACAGGACCAACGAG GTGAAGTCTGGAGGAGCCATCGAGGAGCAGGGCACCAGGATCACGCTCAGGATTACAGACCCTTCCGACATGACCAGGGATATCCTGAAG TCAGAGACGTGCAGTGTGGAGATCCCCGAGCTGGAGTTCGAGCTGGGCATGGGAGCGCTGGGGGGGAAGTTCACCACGCTGGAGGGGCTGCTGAAGGACATCCAGGACCTG GTGGAGAAGAACCCCTTCACCCTGGGGGACAGCTCCACggccagcaggacagggaagctgcaggagtTCATTGGGAAGCTGCAGGAC ATCATAGAGGGGAAGGCCCAGGCTCACTTCATCATGGATGACCCTGCAGGCAACAGCTACCTTCAG aACGTGTATGCCCCGGAGGAGGACCCGGAGCTGAGCGTGCAGCGCTACGAGCGCACCTTTGAGCAGAACGAGGAGCTGGGCCTGAACGACATGAGGACAGAGGGCTACGAGGCAGAGCCGGCCTCGGGCCGGtag
- the APOA5 gene encoding apolipoprotein A-V: MLLKAALLLSLLAACPGGCGRGGGRAAAAAAVALPPAVSPAGAAQSGLWRYLSQLTGDKDSHSKPGSDSTNLKESVQDGVSSMAGFLEKLSPLGTGLQPPRLGEDPASLRKALRRELDSLRRQLSPYVDEVHQQVGRQLDELRQQLRPLTEELLDQVSLRARELRRRLVPSREVAAQLLDGADELQRFVAHYGDKIAFHTEQVKDIFQPYAERLLSEIHRNVQELHRGVAPHARASPEQLNQHIQELSAKLTRNARDLHRQIQRNLEQLKAKLSLYPGGAAAAPGRSREALAREVQRRVEEFRRDTYAQIQAFTRALDQETEEMRLKLSARPEPPEGPLDAPPPPVEDLRARLDALWRDLALSLSERGGEGPGEGPEGGPGGDLGEGPGAGPGRLRR, from the exons ATGCTGCTGAAGGCCGCGCTGCTCCTCTCGCTCCTGGCCGCCTGCCCAGGTGGGTGCGGGC gcgggggcggccgggcagcagcagcggcagcagtGGCGCTCCCGCCCGCAGTGTCCCCGGCCGGGGCGGCGCAGAGCGGGCTCTGGCGGTACCTGAGCCAGCTGACGGGGGACAAGGACAGCCACAGCAAGCCGGGCAGCGACAGCAC GAACCTGAAGGAGAGCGTTCAGGATGGGGTCAGCTCCATGGCGGGCTTCCTGGAGAAGCTGTCCCCGCTGGGCACGGGCCTGCAGCCCCCCCGGCTGGGGGAGGACCCGGCCAGCCTGCGCAAGGCCCTCCGCAGGGAGCTGGACAGCCTCCGCCGGCAGCTGTCCCCGTACGTGGACGAGGTGCACCAGCAGGTCGGCAGGCAGCTGGACGAGCTGCGGCAGCAGCTGCGGCCGCTCACGGAGGAGCTGCTGGACCAGGTGTCCCTGCGGGCCCGGGAGCTGCGGCGGCGCCTGGTGCCCAGCCGGGAGGTGGCGGCGCAGCTCCTGGACGGCGCCGACGAGCTGCAGCGCTTCGTGGCTCACTACGGCGACAAGATCGCCTTCCACACGGAGCAGGTGAAGGACATCTTCCAGCCGTACGCCGAGCGGCTGCTGAGCGAGATCCACCGCAACGTGCAGGAGCTGCACCGCGGCGTGGCCCCGCACGCCCGCGCCAGCCCCGAGCAGCTCAACCAGCACATCCAGGAGCTGTCGGCCAAGCTGACCCGCAACGCGCGGGACCTGCACCGGCAGATCCAGCGGaacctggagcagctgaaggccaagctgagcctgtaccccggcggggccgcggcagCCCCGGGCCGCTCCCGGGAGGCGCTGGCGCGGGAGGTGCAGCGGCGCGTGGAGGAGTTCCGGCGGGACACGTACGCGCAGATCCAGGCCTTCACCCGGGCGCTGGACCAGGAGACCGAGGAGATGCGGCTGAAGCTCAGCGCCCGCCCGGAGCCGCCCGAGGGGCCGCTGGacgcgccgccgccgcccgtgGAGGACCTGCGCGCCCGGCTGGACGCGCTGTGGCGGGACCTGGCGCTGAGCCTGAGCGAGCGGGGCGGGGAGGGCCCCGGGGAAGGTCCCgaggggggtcccgggggcgATCTCGGGGAGGGTcccggggcgggcccggggcggctCCGGCGCTGA
- the APOA4 gene encoding LOW QUALITY PROTEIN: apolipoprotein A-IV (The sequence of the model RefSeq protein was modified relative to this genomic sequence to represent the inferred CDS: inserted 1 base in 1 codon; deleted 1 base in 1 codon) has product MSGLRTRQAPPRRDRXKVQALAVSQPAWKLQEPSGCINSAGSAGSAATAALAAQESPALRMAPKAAALVLVLLAISGSRADVNPDEVASVIWKYFTELGSNAKDTAEQLHQSELSKQLNTLLKSNLQSVSAYAEDLQQRLEPFAMELHAKLAQDSQRLKEQIQRELQELQAKLAPYADQVHQQIGTNIRQLQARMGPYAEELRSQVDRSAGELRRALEPYAAELRERLQDNAESVQASLSPYAERLQQQIDGGVEGVKQRLSPVADELKAQVEQSVAELRRGLSPYAQEVRDGLERQLQSLSAQMERAAEELRARLAASSEELRAQLSPLARELREAASGDAESLRQRLQPLAQQLEQRLGQSLETFRQQAAPFGETFGQQLVQRLEEMRGKLDSGAAGVEDHLELLEKEVRDKVAAFLSTAAPPQN; this is encoded by the exons ATGTCAGGCCTGCGCACACGTCAGGCACCTCCACGTCGTGACC CTAAAGTCCAAGCCCTTGCTGTGTCACAGCCTGCGtggaagctgcaggagccctCGGGCTGTATAAAtagtgctgggagc gccggCTCTGCAGCTACCGCGGCACTGGCAGCACAG GAGTCCCCAGCACTCAGGATGGCGCCCAAGGCGGCCGCCCTTGTCCTGGTTCTCCTGGCGATCTCAG GCTCCCGGGCTGATGTGAACCCTGACGAGGTGGCCAGCGTGATCTGGAAGTACTTCACGGAGCTGGGCAGCAATGCCAAGGACACGGCGGAGCAGCTGCACCAGAGCGAGCTCAGCAAGCAGCTCAA caccctgctgaAGAGCAACCTGCAGAGCGTCAGCGCCTACGCCGAGGACCTGCAGCAGCGCCTGGAGCCCTTCGCCATGGAGCTGCACGCCAAGCTGGCGCAGGACTCGCAGCGCCTCAAGGAGCAGATCCAgcgggagctgcaggagctgcaggccaAGCTGGCGCCCTACGCCGACCAGGTGCACCAGCAGATCGGCACCAACATCCGGCAGCTGCAGGCCAGGATGGGCCCGTACGCCGAGGAGCTGCGCTCGCAGGTGGATCGCAGCGCCGGCGAGCTGCGGCGGGCGCTGGAGCCCTACGCGGCCGAGCTGCGGGAGCGCCTGCAGGACAACGCCGAGAGCGTGCAGGCCTCGCTGAGCCCCTACGCCGAGcgcctgcagcagcagatcgACGGCGGCGTGGAGGGCGTCAAGCAGCGGCTGTCGCCCGTGGCGGACGAGCTGAAGGCACAGGTGGAGCAGAGCGTGGCCGAGCTGCGGCGCGGGCTCAGCCCCTACGCGCAGGAGGTGCGGGACGGGCTGGAGcggcagctgcagagcctgagcGCGCAGATGGAGCGGGCGGCCGAGGAGCTGCGGGCCCGCCTGGCCGCCAGCTCCGAGGAGCTGCGCGCACAGCTGAGCCCGCTGGCCCGGGAGCTGCGGGAGGCGGCGAGCGGCGACGCCGAGAGCCTGCGGCAGCGCCTGCAGCCCCTGGcgcagcagctggagcagcgcCTGGGCCAGAGCCTGGAGACCTTCCGGCAGCAGGCGGCTCCCTTCGGAGAGACCTTCgggcagcagctggtgcagcGGCTGGAGGAGATGCGCGGCAAGCTGGACTCGGGCGCGGCCGGCGTGGAGgatcacctggagctgctggagaaggaggtgCGGGACAAGGTGGCCGCTTTCCTCAGCACCGCCGCGCCCCCGCAGAACTGA
- the LOC115913160 gene encoding apolipoprotein C-III-like → MKASLLFLLACTAVLALGARADSSEDSKALVQKVQELAQKVSAMTKDAFSRVRESEAAQQARQWLSDNAELAKQRLLWLKEQLAELLKKTPAS, encoded by the exons ATGAAGGCGtcactgctgttcctgctcGCCTGCACGGCCGTCCTGGCGCTGGGAGCAA GGGCCGACTCGTCCGAGGACTCGAAGGCGCTGGTGCAGAAGGTGCAGGAGCTGGCCCAGAAAGTCTCGGCCATGACCAAGGACGCCTTCAGCAGGGTGCGGGAGTCGGAGGCGGCGCAGCAGGCCAG GCAGTGGCTGTCGGACAACGCGGAGCTGGCCAAGCAGCGGCTGCTGTGGCTCAAGGAGCAGCTGGCCGAGCTCCTGAAGAAGACTCCGGCCTCGTAG
- the APOA1 gene encoding apolipoprotein A-I, whose product MRAVVLTLALLCLTGTQARSFWQHDEPQAPLDRLKDMLDVYLDSVKASGKEAIAQFEASTVGKQLDLKLGENLDTLGAAAAKLREDMAPYYKEVREMWLKDTESLRAELTKDLEEVKEKIKPFLDQFSAKWTEDLEQYRQRLAPLAQELKELSKQKVELLQQKLTPVAEEARDRLRGHVEELRKNVAPFSDELRQKLSQKLEEIREKGIPQAAEYQAKVVEQLSSLREKMTPLVQDFKERLTPYTESLKARFLSLLEELQKTVA is encoded by the exons ATGAGAGCCGTGGTGCTGACCCTcgccctgctctgcctgacgG GCACCCAGGCCCGCTCCTTCTGGCAGCACGATGAGCCCCAGGCGCCCCTGGACCGCCTCAAGGACATGCTCGATGTGTACCTGGACTCTGTGAAGGCCAGCGGCAAGGAAGCCATTGCCCAGTTCGAGGCCTCCACCGTGGGCAAACAGCTGGA CCTGAAGCTGGGCGAGAACCTCGACACGCTGGGCGCGGCCGCCGCCAAGCTGAGAGAGGACATGGCCCCCTACTACAAAGAGGTGCGGGAGATGTGGCTGAAAGACACCGAGTCCCTGCGCGCGGAGCTGACCAAGGACCTGGAGGAGGTGAAGGAGAAGATCAAGCCCTTCCTGGACCAGTTCTCTGCCAAGTGGACGGAGGATCTGGAGCAGTACCGCCAGCGCCTGGCACCCCTCGcccaggagctgaaggagctcAGCAAGCAGaaggtggagctgctgcagcagaagctgaCCCCGGTGGCCGAGGAGGCGCGGGACCGGCTGCGCGGGCACGTCGAGGAGCTGCGCAAGAACGTGGCCCCCTTCAGCGATGAGCTGCGCCAGAAGCTGAGCCAGAAGCTGGAGGAGATCCGGGAGAAGGGCATCCCCCAGGCCGCCGAATACCAGGCCAAGGTggtggagcagctcagcagcctgcGGGAGAAGATGACGCCCCTGGTGCAGGACTTCAAGGAGCGCCTCACCCCCTACACCGAGAGCCTCAAGGCCCGTTTCCTCAGCTTGCTGGAGGAGCTCCAGAAGACCGTGGCCTGA